The Mercenaria mercenaria strain notata chromosome 8, MADL_Memer_1, whole genome shotgun sequence genome has a segment encoding these proteins:
- the LOC123566255 gene encoding WSCD family member CG9164-like: protein MLRKQSGNLVLRVIAIGFIAVTMINMYLRSTSSFKRTTIEYNYKNDKWVNLLTYSCIANWYPRMQNVIKESNLNECVPLIQQNLYENVTDRLLKNMITKCFHSGIMKNPVLFNISFIKEFVKTLNCPSPKYLNTPIPLVALASYPGSGNTWTRELIEAVTGIFTGSIYTDWNFKGSELCPASGNIYIVKTHIPSDDATSHAKCREIGVSTLNYTKAVLILRNPYQALLAEFNRQQSLKYSGNPGVGIAPKSDFKTSRWEEFVRVESEKWEKMAIYWLSKFRKPVYVLVYDDLWNYTAIEMYKLSRFLNISVTFSSLYCLSSKSVGNFKRRKPKWLTIETLFDSRLRKVVNDKIRSVLTVFELPELYSYILSEC, encoded by the exons ATGTTGCGAAAACAATCTGGAAATTTAGTTCTCAGAGTTATAGCTATTGGTTTTATTGCTGTGACCATGATAAATATGTATCTAAGGAGTACATCTTCGTTTAAAAGAACAACTATTGAATACaattacaaaaatgacaaatgggTGAATTTGTTGACTTATTCCTGTATTGCTAATTGGTATCCAAGGATGCAAAAtgtaatcaaagaaagcaatttaaACGAATGTGTGCCTCTGATTcaacaaaatttatatgaaaatgtgaCAGATagattattgaaaaatatgataACCAAATGTTTTCACAGCGGAATTATGAAGAATCCAGTTTTATtcaatatatcatttattaaGGAATTTGTGAAAACTTTGAACTGTCCATCGCCAAAGTATTTGAACACACCAATACCACTAGTTGCCTTAGCTAGTTACCCAGGTTCAGGAAACACGTGGACAAGAGAATTGATAGAGGCAGTAACAG GTATATTTACTGGCAGTATATACACTGACTGGAACTTTAAAGGTTCGGAATTGTGTCCAGCTAGCGGAAATATATACATCGTGAAAACTCACATTCCTAGTGATGACGCCACAAGTCATGCAAAATGCCGAGAGATTGGTGTTTCTACGTTGAATTACACAAAGGCTGTTTTGATACTTAGAAACCCATACCAAGCTTTGTTGGCGGAATTTAATAGGCAGCAGTCATTAAAATACAGTGGGAACCCTGGCGTTGGCATAGCTCCTAAAAGCGATTTTAAGACTTCGC GATGGGAGGAATTCGTCAGAGTAGAGTCAGAAAAGTGGGAAAAAATGGCAATTTACTGGCTTTCAAAGTTTAGGAAACCAGTCTATGTACTCGTTTATGATGACTTATGGAACTACACTGCGATTGAAATGTACAAACTCTCAcgttttttaaatatatcagtGACATTTAGCTCATTATATTGTCTTTCGAGCAAAAGTGTAGGGAATTTCAAAAGACGCAAACCAAAATGGTTGACAATCGAGACATTATTTGATTCTCGTTTGAGGAAAGTTGTTAATGACAAAATAAGATCGGTGCTGACAGTTTTTGAACTTCCGGAGTTATACAGCTACATTCTTTCAGAATGCTAA